Below is a window of Camelina sativa cultivar DH55 chromosome 11, Cs, whole genome shotgun sequence DNA.
ACCTTTTGAATCTACCAAAATAGAAATTCAAGATTATTATTCTTCTTCCCATTATTCTCACGTTTAAAAAGACAAACGAAACTGCAGCTCTGATTTTGATATATGACTTGCAAAAGAGAATAATCACATAGCTGGAAAATATGGGGGTAGCAGTGAAGAAGAACATGGCAAATAGCATATTAAGACCAATCTTTTGCATGTGTTCTTTCACATATTATATCTATTTAATCTCTTATCCGCCGTCCTGTTATTTTACTTTCATTAGGAAGACAGATTCAacttcacaaatcacaattaaCACTTTCCTTCAAgtgatatatatcttttaataaaTACAAGAATTTGACATATTAAAGTCATTTTTCCGACCaactaatatttaaaaaaaaaagactttagaCGACATTAAGCAATAACGATAATCGCTACAGTTTACGacattaagtatatatatatatatatatatatatataaacatgagATTTATTTCCCTATTGAGattcaagattttgatttaaataagTTTCATTTGTAACGGTAGGTTTTAGCTCCCCTAACGGTAAACACCACTTTTAGCTTAAAAGGTAAAATATACATACGGTCCGAATCATCTCATTAATCTTACCCGAACAATCTACTAGatcatggaaaagaaaacaagcgTGTTCGGTCCGAATCTGATCAAGGGACGTACGGTTACAGAACTCTTAGAACGAACCAGTTGTCTAGCGAGTATATAGTTTTGAAGAGCTGTACTTGCAAAGTTGAAACTGGCGATGAGCTGTCGAAAGGCGAAGACCTAACGTGACCGCTGCCCGTAAAAATCTCAAAGCTGCCCGAAATCTGAGAAAGGAGAGTTCCTTAATCCGGACCAgttagacttttttttgttattgttggtttGGTTGTCAAAAGTACAACAAAGCAATCTCACAGCTGTTCGATATTGTTTTATTCATCTTTGTAAACTTTCGTTTGTTTTTTCCCGATAAATTTGGGATTAATATGACTTTTCAAAGTTAATGCAACCacaaataattacaaaaaaaaacgaattgatTGATAGAGCATGTTGGTGTGTTTTGACGATTTTTAAGAGatctaagaaaattataaatacatgTGTACCAAACTGGCTTTTCTTCAAAATTCGCTTAATCTATATTATAATATCTATTTTTGCCGTATACATTACATCAATTTATGATACTTAATAATATGGTTTTACCAATCTTAAGTTTCTCTCATTAGACTCTCCACCGACAGGAGCATTCCTTCGACACCTGGCATTGACTATTTATTAAAGCTAATTAGTTATTAGAATTTAAATTAGTACTTTAATTTTGTTCAAGGAAATAAAATGTTGTATCtaactatctatatatacattttttgaaacaattatgaaataaattcaTACCTATTTACAAGGAATACCATTAgcattaaattttacaattattttttattttaaataatattaaatttagaatctaactgaaaaaaaatttcttctattcaaattttcaaaactattgGACCAACACTCATTAGcagtaaatattttatatttaattaattcatttttaaaaaaactgtacTAAACATTAAACACAATTGATTTACCACATACGATAATAACAACCAAGATTTCCGGTTAAATTTAATGTAGACAATGAAAATTATACACTACATATAAACCACTACATTTagacaataaaaattatacactacataatatattaatgtaaaactatagtagatttaaaaatacaaaagatatcatttacatatatagttaatataataaataaattttattttgtttttctaaacaaaaaatatagcaccgcggtgtaccgcgggtgaatatctagttttCCATATTTTGCCATTGTTTTGAccattagttttatttatttgctagAGTATTTTGATCATTAGTttagattaaaattattttaattaattttaaaaaccaaagaaaTGAATGTTCATCAACAAAATTACCAATATAGAaagtagtatattttatttgttgtcttttgttttgtttttttcctcgtCGTTGTCTTTCATTTTAAGGATATAACATGTTATTCTCCGAAGAGTTATAAAATAAACCACATTCTTACTTTGATCTTACGTCGTAAATATGCACTTTTTGGTCGTCaataatagttaaaatattgtaaaaataacgACAACAAGATTGCCAGCgtagaaaaaggtaaaatagaTATTATTAGAAAGCTACTCATTGCGCACTATCTCGCAGTTATGATTACACTTTTACTAGAAACAAATGGTAAATTAAACCGGGTCAAAAAGTCACCAATGAGTCATGCAACACGTGTTTAGATTAATCATATCGTTTGAACTAAAATTCATGTACACGTAAAGAAAATTACTCTTTATGTGCTTCGACCAAATACATAATTACATTTGAGTTTCCGTTTAGGGAAAGAGCTTGATCTTTGTTCGGATTAATAACCCGAAATCATAATTTTTgataaatcatttatttttttggtgaatcaTTGTTCTTGTAGATCCTTTTTCTTCTAAAGCAATGgcattttattaatattattaaatataatacttTATTAATTAGGATTCTTATTTTGGActctaaataaaattaaattgctTTACGAAATAATAATGGAAACAAAAGGAAGCTCTATATAGGTggtatatattagatatatttttgttttgcttaaagaaacaacacaacaatATCGCTAGCTCTGAGTGTTTCACTTGTCTATGACTATATATCAACACTGAGTTATTTTCAGTCAATTTTAGACCATATTAACGAGATTTAATCTTCCAACTTGTTTATATATgtcaatatatgtaacttaATCCAAAGGAAGAACTATACTTTTGTGTCTACATTATTATGATATCATAGATATGAGTCATATCAAATGACCTATAATTTATACATCTATTTTCTATGCACACAATGGATATGTACGACTCAAAATTAGACTATATATAGTAAGAATATGTAACTCAATATACAGTATACATTTTgcattatttattatattatatatataacatatatgtgTATGTGTCTGTGAACTTGCTAATCATGAAGCGTAAATTTCTGTGCAACCTTAGCCTATGCATTCTGATTGCGTAATCTTAAAGTGAAaacaattagatttttttttccacaaagtgaaaacaattagattttgagaagaagaagaagataaaaagcaaatcagaaaaaaaaaaaaaaaatcatgtgaaCGACAAACAAACCCCACATAAACGGTGGTGTATTCGCCACTCGTTGATTGGCTATGTTCCGCTTCGTTCAACAAATGGATTGTGAATCAGTTGCAAGTAAACTAATTGTAGGTTTAATTCATAAGTTACACCAtgtcatttaaaattattaaacaaaaaattaacatcatGTTTTAGACTTAATCCTGTTCACACCGAGATGACTGCGCACAAATACAGTATTTATAATATGGTTTATAAATTCCAACGTATTTTACAAtacaaaattgattaaaaaacttcaaatttgacGATGGGGTATTTTTAGcactaatacatatatatatatatataacatgaatTTCATATGTAACTACTATACTATAATTCTATATTCATGTATGTTatcctattatatatatatatatatattatagttttcttttctgttaAGTAAAGACTCAATAAATTAATGATGAGGGTATTTTTAGCAGTCCAACACCAGTAAATTGTCATCGATCCAACTAGTTGAATTAACATGATACTTTCACAAAAACATTGTTAGTTTTGAGATATTATTCTTTAcgtaatattatatttatatttaactGTTTCCTGTAAATCCAATCTTACGTAATTACCtgatttatagttttttaagTACTGTATATAACAAAAAGGTACTAGTGTGTTCTACTTAAAATCGTTAATCACGTTGACCAGATGCTCCAACTCAATTTCTTTTAATGCATTAGTTTAGTGGTATAGTTGTAAATTTCCAAAGAAGCAAAAGTTATGTAAACTATacacaacttaaaattttattttccgtATGTATAGTCCTgaaaaatagaataattatagggaaaagaataatataagGGCACCGACAGTTTCTATAAGAACATGTGGCACGAGGGCTTGGAGAAGACAGTACACAGCATTCAAGCAATCATGAAAACGACATTTGATGTGGTAACCTACTAAAGTTTGATCGTTTCTttaatacatataatatatttatatataactttatatataacgtttccaaatttgtttataatattatctttattttccGTCAAGACTTTAAAAACtcaacaagcaaaaaaaatatatactggTAAAATATTGTTTCTAAATATATCGAGAACTATTTGTCGGCAAATGTATACATATAGAATAGACATTCATACATGGGCATATCGCATATATATGTGATGTGATACCATACATATGTAGTCTTAATAATTGtacatttttctcttatttaAGCAcggaggacaaaaaaaaaatagcaatatgGCGACTTGGTGAGTGAAGCcgagatttaaaataaaaaaaataagcaaatatAAACTAGAGCATGTTATCTAAAATGGAACAACaagaaaatatagtaaaatagaCAGAACGGATTTGAACAAAATAGTGTGATCAAAGTTGAACAAACTTAAAAGTGGACAGAGATATGAATTGAAAACCCAATATAACGTTAcagttacaaagaaaataagaggatccatatatatatatatatatttatacgaTTTACTGAAAGCTTTACTTAATTGATTGATAAATAGGGTAAACGATCAAACAATAAAATGTACCATGTTTTACTTTTATCCATCTTTGCTTTTCGTGTTCTAGTTCTATAGGCAAACATAAGAGGGAtgagaggaggaagatgaaagTGAAAACTATATGCAGTCAGCAGTCAAAAACCATGGAACGATCCGTGCGTAGAAGTTCACATTTTGACTAAACTTACACTATGTTAAAATTAAAACGTAATTAgaacgaaaacaaaaattaaggaaCTAGAAGATAGGATCTTGGACACGATGCTTACATATTACTATTGTTTTATGTCTGCGGAGTAAATGACCTATAGGGCTATAGGCTATTTGTATCTGTTTCTCAACATTTCCAAGTCTCCctgcaaaaaaagaattatagaGGAATTTATTACATAGTAGGACAATAACTTAAAGAACTtgattgtaacttttttttgttattcttacATTAAGATATATAATACTTCATTACAAGTGtagtattattttcttgcacATGTTGCAAGAACGTGAGTGTACGCAGACAAATAATTAAACCGAAAATAATATTCTAGAGAATAAAAAACAGTCTCGGCTAATAATTGGGTAATTAATAGAGATAAATTGGCTAATCCAGTCTGAAGTGGCTCAAAATCTAGATACAAAACCAAACTGAGTTTTTATAATTCGTTTAAGACGATTTACCCTTTTTATGTTCTAAAAGTcaagaatttatatatttaaatatgatcTGAACTAACccgtaaaaaaataaatcaattcaaaCAAGATTTGATTTCACTACTTTAATTAAAAccgaaacaaaatcaaacactttTAGAAGAAGAGTGAAGTATACGCTTAAAATAAGTGGTTTtgttaacaaagaaacaaattaaagaaaagagcTAAAATACACAGAGACAAAATAAATGTTAGATGTGTGATTTGCACATTAccagtaagaaaaaaaaaaaaagaggaagagaaattAAATGTGATTATTAATGACTAACTAAATACTgtaagttttggaagttttgaTACAACAAGTGGAGTGGAGGAGAGGTAATACACCGATTTAATGGGTCCcacataacaaaattaatttaccattaatttttctctaattttggTTAGAAAATAATCGTCTTTGGGtcgttatattttgtttttttttgtttccctcaGTCATCTACATGTAATTGCCTTTAATTAACTCAGACCATTTAAGTTAACTAAAATCACACACATACtcacttaattaattgatcttcATCGTCGTCTCACGCgtttcttaaaaattaaaaaaataattggcctttacttactttttttttacttacccTCTTTAATCATTATTTCGCAGCAGCTtgcgctctctctctctctctctctctctctctctctctctctctctctctccaccattgactctctctctctctctctatctcgcTCTTGAATCATCCTTTATTTCTGTGACTGTGTGCACtttcagagaaagagagagagagagaggccaaCCATAccatacacaaagaaaaaaaaaaaaataataaaaaaaagaaaggttgtGGCTTGCTGCTGAATCAATACCATCACCATTTCTACAATACTCCCCTCACTATTCCCCCCTTTCCCCttcatctctgttttgtttttccatcaAAGTCTGTGTTTTTAATCCGATTTGCCTCTGAGTAGTATCatcctctgttgttgttgttgttgttatggtCTCTGGATCTCTAAGAATCAAGCTTTACTGAGTTGCTGCCCCATTTTCAAATCGATCTGTGAAAATCCCAAAATAGTGTTAGCCCGTCTGTGTTCAGACCAAAATATGAACACCGGTGGTCGTTTAATCGCCGGTTCTCACAACAGGAATGAGTTTGTCCTCATTAATGCCGATGAGAATGCCAGAGTAAGATTCATCCCCATTGTTcccaatttccttttttttttaatctgatcTGGGTTTCTCAATCTCTGTGCAAAAAGTCTCtgactttttcactttttttacttcttcttctggatCTGGGCTTGACCAATGGATATCAATTAAGATTTAGGGGTTTTTAGTACTAGTATACCGTTGTTGCTAATTTTATCAAGAATTGTTTGTGTCGGTgggaaggatttttttttttcttcttcaattgcgATGATAATCAGTTAGTGAATCTGGTTTGAGATCCAGCTTGATTCTTTAGTTAAGAGTGTTTTGATAAACTGTCACTGtgatctgagatttttttttttttttaactcatgtGCAGATAAGATCAGTGCAAGAGCTGAGTGGACAGACATGTCAAATCTGCAGAGACGAGATCGAATTGACTGTGGATGGAGAACCCTTTGTGGCGTGTAATGAATGTGCTTTCCCTGTGTGTAGACCTTGCTATGAGTATGAGAGACGAGAAGGCAATAAAGCTTGTCCACAATGCAAAACCCGTTACAAACGTCTtaaaggtttctttttttttgtttgtttgtttgagtgatttgtttttgagttttttgtttgccaatgtttaaagattttctgatttttatttgtctatgttctttcttttattagGAAGTCCTAGGGTTGAaggtgatgaagaggaagatgacaTTGATGATTTAGACAATGAGTTTGAGTATGGGAGCAATGGGATGGGATTTGATCAGGTTTCTGAAAATATGTCAATCTCTCGTCGCACCTCTGGTTTCCCACAGTCTGATCTTGATTCAGCTCCACCTGGCTCTCAGATTCCATTGCTTACTTATGGCGATGAGGTAAAAAGTCGAATAATTTATCCACATTGTATAACTATAACCCCATCTTCAGTTATTTTATCTACAGTCTCTCTCAGATTTCTCTTGTGTGTTATATTACAGGACGTTGAGATTTCTTCTGATAGACATGCACTTATTGTTCCTCCTTCACTTGGTGGTCATGGCAATAGAGTTCATCCGGTTTCTCTTGCTGACCCGGCCGTCGCTGGTAAATGTTCTTCCGACTTAAGTTTACTATTTGATTGAACAACTGTTTTTATTTGTCTATGGTTACCgagttttcattttcattgcTTTAATTTGTCTAATTGCAGCACATCCAAGACCTATGGTACCTCAGAAAGATCTTGCAGTTTATGGTTATGGAAGTGTTGCTTGGAAAGATCGGATGGAGGAATGGAAGAGAAAGCAGAATGAGAAACTTCAGGTGGTTAAGCATGAAGGAGATCCTGATTTTGAAGATGGCGATGATGCTGATTTCCCAATGtaagacaaagaaaacgaaaactTTGGTTTATGGCATGTTCCACTGCAATGATATCTATGAAgcttatcttgtttttgttttttttttttgttttacttttcaGGATGGATGAGGGAAGGCAGCCATTGTCTAGGAAGATACCAATCAAATCTAGCAAGATTAATCCATACCGGATGTTAATTGTTCTACGTCTTGTGATTCTTGGTCTCTTTTTTCACTACCGTATTCTTCACCCTGTCAAAGATGCATACGCCTTGTGGCTTATTTCTGTTATATGTGAGATATGGTTTGCGGTTTCATGGGTTCTTGATCAGTTCCCTAAATGGTACCCGATTGAGCGAGAAACATACTTGGACCGACTCTCATTAAGGTACTTGAATCTTGTGGGCAATTATTACACTTTGAAATATCAAAACTTTGTATTTGGGAATAATCAACTTTTTTAATTGCAGATATGAGAAAGAAGGGAAACCGTCCGGACTATCCCCTGTGGACGTATTTGTCAGTACAGTGGATCCATTGAAAGAGCCTCCGCTTATTACTGCAAATACTGTCTTGTCTATTCTTGCGGTTGATTATCCTGTCGATAAGGTTGCTTGTTATGTATCTGATGATGGTGCTGCTATGCTTACTTTCGAAGCTCTTTCCNAGATCCTGATTTTGAAGATGGCGATGATGCTGATTTCCCAATGtaagacaaagaaaacgaaaactTTGGTTTATGGCATGTTCCACTGCAATGATATCTATGAAgcttatcttgtttttgttttttttttttgttttacttttcaGGATGGATGAGGGAAGGCAGCCATTGTCTAGGAAGATACCAATCAAATCTAGCAAGATTAATCCATACCGGATGTTAATTGTTCTACGTCTTGTGATTCTTGGTCTCTTCTTTCACTACCGTATTCTTCACCCTGTCAAAGATGCATACGCCTTGTGGCTTATTTCTGTTATATGTGAGATATGGTTTGCGGTTTCATGGGTTCTTGATCAGTTCCCTAAATGGTACCCGATTGAGCGAGAAACATACTTGGACCGACTCTCATTAAGGTACTTGAATCTTGTGGGCAATTATTACACTTTGAAATATCAAAACTTTGTATTTGGGAATAATCAACTTTTTTAATTGCAGATATGAGAAAGAAGGGAAACCGTCCGGACTATCCCCTGTGGACGTATTTGTCAGTACAGTGGATCCATTGAAAGAGCCTCCGCTTATTACTGCAAATACTGTCTTGTCTATTCTTGCGGTTGATTATCCTGTCGATAAGGTTGCTTGTTATGTATCTGATGATGGTGCTGCCATGCTAACTTTCGAAGCTCTTTCTGAGACTGCGGAATTCGCAAGGAAATGGGTTCCTTTCTGTAAGAAATACTGTATCGAGCCTCGTGCTCCTGAATGGTATTTCTGCCATAAAATGGACTACTTAAAGAATAAAGTTCATCCTGCATTTGTCAGGGAGCGACGAGCCATGAAGGTAACtagttctttcttctttgtaagTTTGATTTGATGAGAAAGTTTcggtctttttgttttttgctttagAAATTTACTTTTCATGAGAAAAGGATCGGTCTTCTGTTATATGGGATCTTATAAAAGAAGATGGTGGCtttgaaatttgatttaaaagttTGTGGTTTTACCTGTTTTGACAGAGAGATTATGAAGAATTCAAAGTAAAGATCAATGCTTTAGTGGCGACAGCACAGAAAGTGCCTGAGGATGGTTGGACTATGCAAGACGGTACACCTTGGCCCGGTAATAGTGTGCGAGATCATCCCGGCATGATTCAGGTAAGTTTCAAAAGCTTCATATTTCTGGAAAGCCTTTCTATGTGTTGTGCTTCATAACTAAACCTTACTGGTTTTCTTGTTAAAGGTCTTCCTTGGAAGTGACGGTGTTCGTGATGTCGAAAACAATGAGTTGCCTCGATTAGTTTATGTTTCTCGTGAGAAGAGACCAGGATTTGATCACCACAAGAAGGCTGGAGCTATGAATTCCCTGGTAAATGATCTACTTTTTAAACCTCTAAaactttttctttgtaaattcaTATATACATTGCCCATTTATTGANTACCCGATTGAGCGAGAAACATACTTGGACCGACTCTCATTAAGGTACTACTTGAATCTTGTGGGTTATTACACTctgtaaaatatcaaaactttgtatttgggaatataattttttaattttttgtttgcagataTGAGAAAGAAGGANAAGCTCTTAGAGAAGCAATGTGTTTCATGATGGATCCTCAGTCAGGAAAGAAAATCTGTTATGTTCAATTCCCTCAAAGATTCGATGGTATTGATAGGCACGATCGATACTCAAATCGCAATGTTGTGTTCTTTGATGTAAGTCTGTCAACCACTTTCTTATTGTATATCTTGAGATGTCTGAATATTTCCAACTGATGAATCTTTATTTTACAGATCAATATGAAAGGTTTGGATGGGCTACAAGGGCCTATATACGTCGGGACGGGTTGTGTTTTCAGGAGGCAAGCGCTTTATGGCTTTGATgcaccgaagaagaagaaggctccACGTAAGACATGCAATTGCTGGCCAAAATGGTGTTTCATGTGTTGTGGTTCAAGAAAGAACCGTAAAGCAAAGACAGTGGCTgcggataagaagaagaagaatagggAAGCGTCGAAGCAGATTCACGCATTAGAAAATATTGAAGAGGGCAGCATCACTAAAGGTATAATACTAATCCTGTTTGTTATAAATTCTTTCGGTATTTGGTGgtttactaatat
It encodes the following:
- the LOC104727106 gene encoding cellulose synthase A catalytic subunit 6 [UDP-forming]-like, encoding MNTGGRLIAGSHNRNEFVLINADENARIRSVQELSGQTCQICRDEIELTVDGEPFVACNECAFPVCRPCYEYERREGNKACPQCKTRYKRLKGSPRVEGDEEEDDIDDLDNEFEYGSNGMGFDQVSENMSISRRTSGFPQSDLDSAPPGSQIPLLTYGDEDVEISSDRHALIVPPSLGGHGNRVHPVSLADPAVAAHPRPMVPQKDLAVYGYGSVAWKDRMEEWKRKQNEKLQVVKHEGDPDFEDGDDADFPMMDEGRQPLSRKIPIKSSKINPYRMLIVLRLVILGLFFHYRILHPVKDAYALWLISVICEIWFAVSWVLDQFPKWYPIERETYLDRLSLRYEKEGKPSGLSPVDVFVSTVDPLKEPPLITANTVLSILAVDYPVDKVACYVSDDGAAMLTFEALSETAEFARKWVPFCKKYCIEPRAPEWYFCHKMDYLKNKVHPAFVRERRAMKRDYEEFKVKINALVATAQKVPEDGWTMQDGTPWPGNSVRDHPGMIQVFLGSDGVRDVENNELPRLVYVSREKRPGFDHHKKAGAMNSLVNDLLFKPLKLFLCKFIYTLPIYCCRYEKEGXALREAMCFMMDPQSGKKICYVQFPQRFDGIDRHDRYSNRNVVFFDINMKGLDGLQGPIYVGTGCVFRRQALYGFDAPKKKKAPRKTCNCWPKWCFMCCGSRKNRKAKTVAADKKKKNREASKQIHALENIEEGSITKGSNVEQSTEAMQLKLEKKFGQSPVFVASARMEHGGMARNASPACLLKEAIQVISCGYEDKTEWGKEIGWIYGSVTEDILTGFKMHSHGWRSVYCTPKLAAFKGSAPINLSDRLHQVLRWALGSVEIFLSRHCPIWYGYGGGLKWLERLSYINSVVYPWTSLPLIVYCSLPAICLLTGKFIVPEISNYASILFMALFTSIAVTGILEMQWGKVGIDDWWRNEQFWVIGGVSAHLFALFQGLLKVLAGVDTNFTVTSKAADDGEFSDLYLFKWTSLLIPPTTLLIINVIGVIVGISDAISNGYDSWGPLFGRLFFALWVIIHLYPFLKGLLGKQDRMPTIIVVWSILLASILTLLWVRVNPFVAKGGPILEICGLDCL